A single window of Hyla sarda isolate aHylSar1 chromosome 2, aHylSar1.hap1, whole genome shotgun sequence DNA harbors:
- the LOC130357483 gene encoding integrase/recombinase xerD homolog: MVDDPTMVPSNLGDDYRFSSNSTSTSFNFIESCGGTSSSHNVQSTYSCGLARLGDSNSNPGFSTRDILSDAWAQGTKSAYRSAWKLWYDWCSRQSVDPIHAPLNYILNYLSMSFEIGKAYRKINVYRSAISSYHAPILSVPISKHPLVCKLMKGIKFRRPPMPKYSSTWDVNALLDLFLSWEDNDSLSLQHLSFKLTVLLCLISFKRTSDVKALDLSRRQFYPNGVQFTVYRRTKTNIHSVFYPAFPQQQKLCVVHCLKSYEQRTQHIRNPSFPQLLISFRKPFMPVSSPTLARWIRQTMSMAGIDISLFGAHSTRGAMSTKVCQAGGSLSDIMKAANWSTY, encoded by the coding sequence ATGGTGGACGACCCAACCATGGTTCCCTCAAATTTGGGGGATGATTATAGATTTTCCTCGAATTCTACCAGTACATCATTCAATTTTATTGAATCCTGCGGGGGAACCTCATCCTCTCATAATGTCCAATCAACTTACTCTTGTGGCTTGGCACGTCTCGGGGATTCCAACTCGAATCCAGGGTTTTCAACTAGAGACATTCTCTCAGACGCTTGGGCACAAGGCACCAAATCGGCTTACCGATCAGCTTGGAAGCTTTGGTATGATTGGTGCTCTCGACAATCTGTGGATCCCATACATGCACCTTTGAATTATATCCTGAATTACCTATCCATGTCTTTTGAAATTGGGAAAGCTTATAGAAAGATCAATGTTTATCGTTCAGCCATTTCCTCATATCATGCACCTATCCTTTCTGTTCCTATCAGCAAACACCCCCTAGTCTGTAAACTTATGAAGGGCATCAAGTTCAGACGTCCTCCCATGCCCAAATACTCTTCAACTTGGGATGTAAATGCACTTTTAGATCTTTTTCTTTCCTGGGAAGATAATGATTCCCTTTCTTTACAACATCTGTCTTTCAAATTGACTGTTCTTTTATGCCTCATCTCCTTTAAACGAACTTCTGACGTCAAGGCTTTAGACTTGTCCAGAAGACAATTTTATCCCAATGGCGTTCAATTTACAGTTTACAGACGAACAAAAACTAATATTCATTCTGTTTTCTACCCGGCTTTTCCACAACAACAGAAACTCTGTGTTGTTCATTGCCTAAAATCTTATGAACAACGAACTCAACATATCAGAAATCCTTCCTTTCCTCAACTTTTAATTTCTTTCCGAAAACCCTTTATGCCTGTATCTTCCCCTACTCTTGCCAGATGGATTAGACAAACCATGTCCATGGCAGGCATTGACATTTCTCTTTTCGGTGCTCACTCTACCAGAGGAGCTATGTCAACCAAGGTATGCCAAGCAGGAGGCTCATTATCTGACATCATGAAGGCTGCAAATTGGTCTACTTACTGA